AATTAAAGCAATTTAGTCTATCTGTCTTTTTTGTAACTGTGCTCTTTTTGCAAATGTGTTCTCATGTCTTCCATGTTTGAAAAAAATTTATTGCATTTCTTGCAATCATACTGTGAATCCTTACCATGAATTATTTGTTGATGATTCATTAATTCTTCTGCTTTTGAAAATTTTTTTTTGCATATGTCACACAGGTGTTTTCTAAATAATCCCATTAGCCAAACTCTGCCTTTTTCTCATCCCAACATTTTCTGCAAAGTTGTCCTTCTATCTTCCATTTTGATTTTGGATTGTATCTGATCAAACCCATTTTTGCTCCACATAGCGAACAATAATTCTTCTTTTTTGCAAATCCTTCCTCTTTCCTATCAAAGCATTCTTTGCATAGGAGTCCTTCCATATCCCATTGCCATCTTGGCTCCCACAAATCTGTGATCTTCTTTGTTGTACCGCATTCTATACAGGGTTGTCTTACTTTGCCCTCATAGTATTCTTTAGATTTCTCAAAATGACAATCACCACATAGTGGTCCTTTGACATTCCATTCTCTTTTTGGTTTGTGTTTATGTGTGAGTTGTTTATTACAAA
Above is a window of Nitrosopumilus sp. K4 DNA encoding:
- a CDS encoding C2H2-type zinc finger protein produces the protein MGLFRKHLCDICKKKFSKAEELMNHQQIIHGKDSQYDCKKCNKFFSNMEDMRTHLQKEHSYKKDR